In Cyclopterus lumpus isolate fCycLum1 chromosome 5, fCycLum1.pri, whole genome shotgun sequence, the genomic stretch TCTCACTAGTGACCAGCAGGGGAAGACGTGTCCAAAGGAAGCCACCTGGAGAGGAAAACTCCCTTGTGACGTATAGCTGATGTGGTATGAACAACTTGAGCGAATCCATGATGTACTTGTTCCTGCAGACGAGGTGAGTgtttgccacacacacatgttggatTGACTTGGCAGATGTGAAGAACAGCTTCTCTTACAATGTGTTAGTTGGAATAATGATGACGACTCACGGGAACATCTGGATCATTTGCTGATATGTTATGACCAATGACAACTCATTTTATTATGGCATGGGTGAAACAATTCTAAACTAAAGATCacttttttattgttatatttttctACAAGAAACCTGACTTTATCACCCCAAATGACAAAATACGCATTCTTTTGGAGGATTTGTGATTTGACATGGCATACAAAACTGCATTGCAGGACATGAGGAGCTAagataacaaatacaaatgttgatCAATAAGACTCTTATCTCCTGATTCTCCTGTtctatatacacacagtttCTGTGAGGAttttttaactggttatgaaacagtctatatgacctccatcagtaaacgagaccatcagagagaagatggtctgtTTCTATATTATTCTTAATGCTCCTCATTGGCGCCACCGGGTCAGATTCTGTTCAAATTCAGATTAAATCCTGCAGGTTCCCCATAActtccttcagctcagactgtAGTGGGGCCTGCAGCAGACCAGTCCAGGACTGACCCAGATTTGGCTTCTCCGCAGCCTGTGAACTGCAGTTGGAAGCTCCGGCGGCACAAGGAGAGCTCAGCTCCCGGCActgctggagacccaggacGTATTGCATgggcccgctggagggaagggaggcacgggagaaccagaaccaggactgagcggcAGAATGTTTGACCCCTGCTTCAGTAACATGAGAGGTTAATGGAAACTGGTGCAAGGAAATAATACCacctttgtccacagggactaacatcaatacaaaatgaaagttccttgtagtaGCTTTAAAATGTGTGCCTTTGTTTAGTCCTGTTAGTGTAAAATATCATATTGATATTTCATGTTGCTCTTTCCTTTATTGAACAGCGTGCATGCTGTTCTCCAGAGCGTTACTCATGTCCCTGAAGGGCTCTACTATTTGAGaacaatacacacataaatcTGAAATATTATATGCATTTTATGCTTCTcatattttaaactatttttgGAACATCTTATTGTTGGCTTGTTTTCTTTCCAAAGTGTTCAGTGATTGTAGGTTGTCtattgtgtcctgtgtgaacgAAAAGGTTCCACAAAATGagatttaaaaagtaaaaaaaacacaaattttaATAGACCACCAACTATAAATTCAACGGTTCTTTAAGGGTTTCAGCTTTTCTCACAGCAGCCCTGAGGCATGCTAAAAAAATATGCTGCGGGAGATGTTTCACAATCTTTTGAGCCAAATAACTagagaagaaaatgttttactgCCTCAGCTTCACTGGACCGGACGGATTTAAGTGGGACACATGATATGTCCTCTAAATCATTGAAATTGTGTTTCTGTATTTACTCTCACTTTCATCTATAGATCATTGTCAGGGTTGTGGTTTATTTggagattttttttacatagaGAAGTAAAgagttaaaaaagaaacaaacactaCCTTCCCATTTGCATCCTTTcaagtgttgattgtaaaaTACACGTCATGCTTATTGTACAACCTGCGAACTCGAACCCTTTCaccatctccttcttctcccccctCGTCAAAATGCCTTATAGCTCTTAAAAGTCCCTCTCAGGTTATTTCAAGTGTCCGTCCTTGTGCACTTCCTTTTTGCATATGAACCCATGCAGGACAAGTGCGGCTTTGCATGTAACTTTGGCTGCGAGCAGACGAGCCCcgagagggggcggagctccgCGACAAGACCCATAAAACCCAAAGCTTTGTTCCTCCGCTCACTGCCAAGGTGACGCGCTCAGCGGCTGACAAATAGCTCCGACCTGCGTGGCTCGCGCGCGtgctcacttacacacacacacacacacacactcacacacacacacacacacacacacacacacacacacacacgcgtacacacagcAGAAGCAGCGGAGTGGGCATGAACGCGGCCGGGTTCGGGATTTTTCGGTCAGAGGTTTGCTCCGGGTTCCGCTCTCCAAGAAGAACCAAACGTGGGCAGAAGTAACGCGTTTAAAGCCGGCACGGGACGCCGCAGAGAAGCAGTGCTGCCTGTGCTTGATATCCCCACCCCGCCCTGAAGGATAACTTTGATCTCGATCACCGGACTACAGAGGCCCTGCAGCGGGAATATGACAGCTGGCTCGGGCCACTGAAGGGAGCGATAATCGGTGCACGCGCTCGGTGTCCGTTTTGGGGTGACCGCACGGCCACATTATGCAGCATCCTTTGGACATGGCGGCGCATTACTACGCTCCGGAGGCGCTGCCGCACGACCACAGGACTCATCGCTACCGGAGCTTCATGATAGAGGAGATCCTCACAGAGCACCCGGAGCACAAAGCGTCGGCTCCCGCCGGGGAGCTGCTTAAGTTCGGGGTGCAGGCTCTCTTGTCCGCCCGACCTTTCCATAACCAGCTGGGTAAGAGGCGGCTGCGAGCGGATGGATGAGTGCCGAAAGGAGACGATGTGTGAAGCGGTTTCATGCTGGAAAACTGAAtagttaataatatattaaagaTTTGAAATTATAATTCTTCTGAAATGCAGATcaaacaataaagttgaataaagTGTCTTTCGAGGCAAAATAATGTAACTTCAGACACATGCaggttttaaattattttatttgttttaatcgaGTTTCAGCTAATGATGTGCAACAATTAGGCAAAAGTGGCATATAACCGACATGATCGGGTAAATGTCTTAAAGCTATGGGGTTAGTTCATGTGTTTAGAGGAAAGTTCTTATTTTGTTTGAACTCTCAAAAACTAGCTTAAATactattttaataaaatattctatattctattattattataatattctatatatatatatatatatatatatatatacatatatatatatattaaagttgAATAAGTAAAATGTAGTCAAAAAATTATCAGGAGATGCAGTATTTACTGATATTCTTGTAATACtccatattcaattcaattcaattcagtttattttgtatagcccaatatcacaaattacaaatttgcctcagagggctttacaatctgtacacagagGCACACATATGACGTGGCCACACGTAATAATAAGACCTATCTATTAGATTTTGCTCATCTATATTTTGTATCGTGttgtattaaaaaacacatttgtctgaTTTCatcatgaaacaaacaaaagcatgtGAAGTTCAGTGCCAGGCATTTTCCCTTGAAGTGAAGTTAAAAGTAATATACATGCAAAGAGCTGACATTTTATAGTTTGTTCCCAGCTGGTTCCCACTTTGTGAAAAATACTGATGCATACAtctgtttattctttttaatacaACCGAATAATGGACAAATAGCATGACAAGAGGTCTTATTCTAAAGTTTCAGGCCATTCAAGTAGACGAGGCCCCCCtcattgttcatgttcatatatatatatatatatatatatatatatatatatatatatatatatatatatatatatatatatatatatatagttgtgaGATTAGGGATCGGCCCTGAACTCTGACCTGAAGTCTGTAGTTAAAATGTTATAGCAGCTATATCGGATGAGCGAACGTCCCATCAGACTGCTCACGCGAAGCTAACCTAGACTAGCTAGCAGTAACTGGAGCTCGGTACTAAAAACAAGCCCCTCGTGTCCTTCCAGTCCTAAAAGCCGACCAGACGAGCCTCCTCAAGTTCCCCATGTCCCCGCTGTCCTGCTCGCTCGGCTCCCCGCTCGGCGCCCAGCTGCTGTCCGCGGCGTCGGGCCTGCAGATCGGCGCGGCGTCTCACCACCTGCCGCTGGACCTGCACCTCCGCGGGAAGCTGGAGCACGGGGCCGACGGCGGCGGCAAGAGCAAGAAGGGCCGCCGGAGCCGCACCGTGTTCACCGAGCTGCAGCTCATGGGGCTGGAGAAGCGCTTCGAGAAGCAGAAGTATCTGTCGACGCCCGATAGGTGGGTCCACGGAGACGGCTGAGCCAACATTTCGACTCGAAATAGCTgtcgctttttaaaaaaaatcacattgatgtattattcatttatttattttttacccatAATATTTTcaattgtattttgttgtttcaAAGTCTTCTTTGCGATGCTAAAAAAATTGTTATCATTGTATTGTGTTCCTCTAAAAGTGGTAAAGTACAAACATGGAgtcaaaaaaaatgttttcacaaaaaCAGGCTGTTATAAAATAGGTACTACTTTAAAGAATGCATTAGGCTGGGTTATTAGAAGCAACCAATCATGTGTCCATAAAACTGAAAAACATCATCATGTGATGCAGAGTTATTGATTGTACGCATGTATTTGTTCCTCAGAATAGACCTGGCGGAGTCTCTGGGCCTCAGTCAGCTGCAAGTGAAGACATGGTACCAGAACAGACGGATGAAATGGAAGAAAATTGTAAGCTATTCCTcattgtggtggtggtgatgatgatgaggatgatgatgatgatgatgatgattactATGAATATAATGATAATGCTGTAGTGGTCATTTTTTATGAGGTTAGGCctgcaacagcaacacaaacaacgAGTATTTACAACAGATGTTGATGGGAAACGTAGTTCGGTGCATGCAGATCTAAAGGGATCTCTTTAGGAGATCACATGGAATGTGTCATATATTTTGAATTTGGTATATGGAGAATTCAGGGGTGCGGCCACCACCAAGCTGTcaatatgtgttgtgtgtgtatcttaaTTCACTTCACAGCCAACAGATCTCTTCTCATGTTCCGCCCGCAGGTGTTGCAGGGGGGAGGTCTGGAGTCTCCCACCAAACCAAAAGGCCGCCCGAAGAAGAATTCCATCCCCAGCAGCGAGCAGCTCTCCGAACAGGAGCGAACCGCGGCCGACGCGGACCGCCAGTCCGAAGGCTCGAGCTCCCACTCGGAGACCGCTCAGGAGGAGTGACCCTGCTACCCCCTCCGCCCCCGGCCCGCAGCCGCGCGGACACTCCCGGCTCTACACGCGCGCTCGGcgtattttcagattttttttaaaatgtcctttttcttcttccggGAGGAGCGGGAGGGCGCCGGTGCTTTTGAAGCGGGACCGTCTCGAGCAGGCTCCCAGAAGACGACTCGCGGGCCCCTTGCAGGATCGCCTGGACTGTTAACACGCGCCGACTTCCTGTGGCAGccgcgtgttgttgttgttgttgttgttgttttttttaccacgcGCTCCCCTCGTGGTGAACTTGCTGCTGTTGAGGAGCTCAAACCTTCGCAGTAGGTCTACCCCTTTATATTCTAAGGGGATACGGTTTTTTTGCATTCCCTCTTTGTGTAACTATGCCatgtttaattattaaatatattttcacaatTACACTGTTCTGTTTATTATAAAAGAGCTAGCTGATGACAACGAGCGCatgtgatggtggtgatgatgataatgatagcTTCCAGGCTCATCAGTCTCAGGGCCTAATATGGTTACATATAGAAATGGGTCTGTCACGTGACTTCATATAAGATCGGAATCACATCATGAGCACGTTTCTTTTAATGTTGCATTATCGCTGCCTAACGGCCGGGCTTATTTTGTGTTTCTGGGTCCTGGTTTAATGGCTGTCTTGTTAAGTCGCGGATTAATTATTTGTTGTGCGtaagagaggaagtgatgaagAGTGGACTTCTTGATTTATTCTGAAAACCATTGTCTGCTGCAGGTGGAGAAAACATATCCCATGCTTAAAGTTGTGGCTTTGCTTTAATTCATGTTCCCACTTCAGAGGCCCATCAGCACCTTTGTTATATTCGCATCATTATTACATGTATCTATTCATACTACTGTGTGTTTATACTTAAGCACAGAAAACTTCCTTTTgttaataattcattattttttatattaattttcGTTTTGTGCCAACGTACACATTCAAGCTGGGATGTTGGTTGTACTCGgatgctttttttaaagcaagagGACTTACATTGGACAGCGAtcagattgtatttatttttattttattacattgaaCGTCACATCGAGTCATGAAGATCAGAAACGGTTTTAACAACTAGAATATATAACTATTTAACATATATAGCGTCTCTAAAGAATAAATGCGGCCCAAACATTCCCTGTGAATCCGTGTGTGTATGCTCgtctttcacttttttaaaacgtgatttcatttaaatgtaataattacatAGCTTATCTTTACATATGCTGTATTCCAGCACTCCAATTTTAAATCCATCAATTGGTAATTGGTAATGACTTCTGTTTTAATTAGTGCTTAAAACATGTGTTAAGGTCAAGAGGGACAAACGAACCCGAATATATCCCGTATCAATATATCAATTGGCCTTAACTTAAAGTATCACACGCATTTATACTTTCCTAAAATAATATGAATCTGTCTTTCCTCGTTTTTTTTACGTCAggtaatatttaaaaagcagaggctatatttcttgttttctataatatattaatatgctTCTAAAAAGAACTGTCCAAACAACCACTTTTATGCACGCCTTACATCTCTTTAAGAAAATTCTAAATGCCCATCGTTTCGGGAATGTTTGACTTTTCTTCTTAcgtgaatataaatattgtacagGCTGCTCGGTCATATTAACATATAGCTCAGCTCTCGTGAAAATATGAAGTATATGTATTTGGCGCTCGCGTAAGCAAACAAACATCAGAGCGAATCAGATTCAAGTTCATCTGTCACGTGACTTCATATAAAGTCGGAATCACATCACCCGCACGTTTCATTTGATGGACTTGTCTCGTGCTCTTCCTTCTGCTATTAAAGCGGCCGATTGATTACAGCTGAGGATGACACGGTGTTTCATATTCAGAGTGGAACACGCGCTCCAACATCAGCTGTAATTATGGCATCAAACTGATTGAGAACATTGTTAAGCCGGTTTGttaacacaacgacacacacctGTTTGTTCAAAACATAACTGTCAAAAGTCCAATAAGTAAATGACTGTTATAAAAAAACGTCCATCATGTCACGGTATGCTGCTATGCCAACGCTTGGAATACATATTGTAATAGTTGTAATAAGAACAATAAACGTAATTGTTGTACAATAAGGGAAAATGGGCTTAGAATGAAACGAAAAACAGGCACAGAGAGGCTCATAAGATGGGAAATACAACACACAAATAAgattcaaattcaaataaagtcaaattcaaataagattttaaaaaagactaTGCACAACAGAAGATGGAAAGAAGCCACTTATTTATATTACTACTAT encodes the following:
- the barx1 gene encoding homeobox protein BarH-like 1 isoform X1 produces the protein MQHPLDMAAHYYAPEALPHDHRTHRYRSFMIEEILTEHPEHKASAPAGELLKFGVQALLSARPFHNQLVLKADQTSLLKFPMSPLSCSLGSPLGAQLLSAASGLQIGAASHHLPLDLHLRGKLEHGADGGGKSKKGRRSRTVFTELQLMGLEKRFEKQKYLSTPDRPGGVSGPQSAASEDMVPEQTDEMEENCVAGGRSGVSHQTKRPPEEEFHPQQRAALRTGANRGRRGPPVRRLELPLGDRSGGVTLLPPPPPARSRADTPGSTRALGVFSDFF
- the barx1 gene encoding homeobox protein BarH-like 1 isoform X2 — its product is MQHPLDMAAHYYAPEALPHDHRTHRYRSFMIEEILTEHPEHKASAPAGELLKFGVQALLSARPFHNQLVLKADQTSLLKFPMSPLSCSLGSPLGAQLLSAASGLQIGAASHHLPLDLHLRGKLEHGADGGGKSKKGRRSRTVFTELQLMGLEKRFEKQKYLSTPDRIDLAESLGLSQLQVKTWYQNRRMKWKKIVLQGGGLESPTKPKGRPKKNSIPSSEQLSEQERTAADADRQSEGSSSHSETAQEE